One Candidatus Nezhaarchaeota archaeon DNA window includes the following coding sequences:
- a CDS encoding 1-(5-phosphoribosyl)-5-[(5-phosphoribosylamino)methylideneamino] imidazole-4-carboxamide isomerase: VQGKVVRLARGRLEEAKVYFEDPVEAARKWMAEGADAIHVVDVEAAMGVGDNLSVVKKILSATNVEVQVAGGVRSLERAEELIKLGAARVVVGTRFVEDPEWLSQLVAKLGGRRVVVALDHRGGLVAIKGWTKQTALSVEELAREAERRGAGWLLVTSIERDGMLTGLDTQTLRRAVAAVKLPVIAAGGVKGVHDVVSAARAGAAGIILGRALYEGRVRLSEAARALVEAGLR, from the coding sequence GTTCAAGGGAAGGTCGTGAGGCTAGCTAGAGGGAGGCTCGAGGAGGCCAAGGTGTACTTCGAGGACCCCGTGGAGGCCGCTAGGAAGTGGATGGCTGAGGGGGCAGACGCTATACACGTAGTCGACGTAGAGGCGGCCATGGGTGTAGGCGACAACTTGAGCGTAGTTAAGAAGATCCTCTCGGCTACTAATGTAGAGGTACAAGTGGCTGGAGGAGTGAGGAGCTTAGAGAGGGCCGAGGAGCTAATTAAGCTAGGGGCAGCGAGGGTGGTCGTCGGGACCAGGTTTGTTGAGGACCCGGAGTGGCTCAGCCAACTAGTAGCTAAGCTAGGAGGGCGTAGAGTCGTGGTGGCTTTGGATCATAGAGGGGGGCTAGTGGCTATTAAGGGGTGGACTAAGCAGACAGCGCTTAGCGTAGAGGAGCTGGCTAGAGAGGCTGAGCGTAGAGGAGCTGGCTGGCTACTAGTGACCTCTATTGAGAGAGACGGGATGCTAACGGGGCTAGACACGCAGACCCTGAGGAGGGCGGTGGCCGCCGTCAAGCTGCCAGTCATCGCCGCGGGCGGCGTCAAGGGCGTACACGATGTCGTTAGCGCCGCGCGAGCTGGAGCTGCAGGAATAATTTTAGGCAGGGCTCTTTATGAAGGGAGGGTAAGGCTGAGCGAGGCCGCTAGGGCGTTGGTAGAGGCTGGGTTAAGGTAG
- a CDS encoding DHHA1 domain-containing protein — protein MSRLLQAIEARISGAKLGLSHGNDADGIVCAALFLRRHPGGRIVLADPWEIKPTWKCWFNWLAWDFVADLPCPFRARLHVDHHRTGRPCAKQEFFNPGAPSAASMAIEALGLRGDRGAYRLVELANECDTASIKSKEAWDLNDAVKGSSLEDRVLLAKLLAAEGVEALSYPAVRRWVEVNRERRMRAFDLAGRVKVRDYVFVKLNVDDERFPVRAFMLSLEERGAKLTCIVAPRKGRFKIYLGSRYDSDIDCAELAMKVGGGGHFHAAGATVDNVDLALRRLGEALGISRIEVEELDYLRT, from the coding sequence ATGAGTAGGCTACTACAGGCTATTGAGGCTAGGATTAGCGGAGCTAAGCTAGGGCTTAGCCACGGGAACGACGCCGACGGAATAGTGTGCGCCGCCCTCTTCCTCCGACGCCACCCCGGGGGAAGAATAGTGCTGGCGGACCCGTGGGAGATTAAGCCCACTTGGAAGTGCTGGTTCAACTGGCTAGCCTGGGACTTCGTGGCCGACCTACCATGCCCCTTCAGGGCGAGGCTGCACGTAGACCACCATAGGACCGGTAGGCCCTGCGCTAAGCAGGAGTTCTTCAACCCAGGGGCTCCTTCAGCCGCGTCGATGGCAATCGAAGCCCTGGGGCTACGGGGGGACAGGGGCGCGTATAGGCTGGTGGAGTTAGCTAACGAGTGCGACACAGCCAGCATTAAGTCTAAGGAGGCCTGGGACCTAAACGACGCCGTCAAAGGCTCTAGCCTAGAGGACCGCGTGCTCTTAGCTAAGCTACTCGCAGCTGAGGGCGTAGAGGCGCTGAGCTACCCAGCCGTTAGGCGGTGGGTGGAGGTTAATAGGGAGAGGAGGATGAGGGCCTTCGACCTAGCGGGGAGGGTTAAGGTGAGGGACTACGTGTTCGTCAAGCTCAATGTGGACGATGAGCGCTTCCCGGTGAGGGCCTTCATGCTTAGCCTAGAGGAGAGGGGGGCTAAGCTAACCTGCATAGTTGCGCCTAGGAAGGGTAGGTTTAAGATATACCTGGGGTCTAGGTACGACAGCGACATAGACTGTGCCGAGCTGGCTATGAAGGTGGGCGGGGGAGGCCACTTCCACGCCGCCGGTGCTACCGTAGATAATGTAGACCTAGCCTTGAGGAGGCTAGGGGAGGCCCTTGGAATTAGTAGGATTGAGGTTGAGGAGCTTGATTACCTGCGCACCTAG
- the hisF gene encoding imidazole glycerol phosphate synthase subunit HisF, with translation MRVKRIIPCLDVKDGRVVKGIRFVGLRDVGDPPTLARLYEEQGADEVVLLDISASYEGRRTLIDVVKRTAEQLSIPFIVGGGISSIEDVEDVLMAGADKISIGTAAVVKPELVREAARKHGSERVVVAIDAKRVGVSSPLEAGGRTVIEGEGGWYWWEVYTHGGRRPTGMDAVKWAREVEELGAGEILLTSIDYDGTQDGYDTPLTRAVAEAVNIPVIASGGAGSLHHIYEVLTVGRADAALAASIFHFGKYTVLQVKQYLAERGVAVRL, from the coding sequence GTGCGGGTGAAGAGGATCATTCCGTGCCTAGACGTAAAGGACGGCAGGGTGGTGAAGGGGATTAGGTTCGTAGGCCTAAGGGACGTCGGCGACCCGCCTACGCTAGCTAGGCTATACGAAGAGCAGGGGGCTGATGAAGTAGTGCTCCTAGATATTTCTGCTAGCTACGAGGGGAGGAGGACGCTAATCGACGTAGTCAAGAGGACGGCTGAGCAGCTCTCAATACCGTTCATAGTGGGCGGCGGGATCTCGAGCATCGAGGACGTGGAGGACGTGTTAATGGCGGGCGCAGACAAGATATCGATAGGCACCGCCGCAGTCGTGAAGCCGGAGCTAGTCAGAGAGGCCGCTAGGAAGCATGGGTCGGAGCGCGTAGTAGTAGCCATAGACGCTAAGAGGGTAGGTGTGAGCAGCCCGCTCGAGGCCGGGGGAAGGACGGTTATTGAGGGCGAGGGGGGCTGGTATTGGTGGGAGGTCTATACCCACGGCGGGAGGAGGCCGACCGGGATGGACGCCGTTAAGTGGGCTAGGGAAGTAGAGGAGCTAGGGGCGGGCGAGATACTCCTAACCAGCATAGACTACGACGGTACGCAGGACGGCTACGACACACCCCTGACGAGGGCTGTGGCCGAGGCCGTGAACATACCGGTAATAGCTAGCGGGGGCGCTGGGAGCCTCCACCACATCTACGAGGTGTTAACCGTAGGGAGGGCGGACGCGGCCTTAGCAGCCTCCATCTTCCACTTCGGCAAGTACACGGTGCTCCAAGTTAAGCAGTACTTAGCTGAGCGAGGAGTAGCAGTTAGGCTCTAG